The Streptomyces sp. NBC_00510 genomic interval GCATCCACGCCGACGCCCGGCTCGCCCTCGGCGCGCTCGCCGCGGCCGTGGACGAGCGCCGCGACGCGGGCGCGCCCGAGGCGGTGGCGGCCCTGCTGGAACGGGTCCGGGAGCGCCTCGACGGCCAGGACCTCGGTCTGGAGCAGCGCGTCCTCGCCGCCGTGCGGGACGCCCTCCCCGAGGACGCCCCCAGCTTCTGGGACATGACGATCCTCGCCTACTGGGCCTGGTCCGCCTGGCCCGGCCCGATGCACTCCGCCCAGGGCGCCGGCGGCCTCGGCTACGGCTTCCCCGCCGCGCTGGGCGCGGCCGCCGCGGACCGCGCCCGGCCCGTGCTGGCCGTGTCGGGCGACGGCGGCGCGATGTACTCCATCGCCGAGCTCGCCACGGCCCGGCAGTACGGCCTGCCCGTCACCTGGCTGATCGTCGACGACGGCGGCTACGGCATCCTGCGCGAGTACATGACGGACGCCTTCGGCGAGGCCACCGGCACCGAGCTGGCCCGGCCGGACTTCGTCGCACTCGCCGGGGCCTTCGGCGTCCCGGCGGTCCGTACGAGCCCCGAGCGGCTCCGGGACGACCTCGCGGACGCCCTCGCGGCGCCCGGCCCCTCCGTGGTCGTGCTCCCCGCGCTGCTGCGGATGTTCGCGCCGACGCACCTGGGGTGAACCGGCGCCCGGTCCCGGCCGAGAGAGGGGGAAACGTTTCGGCGGGCTTTGTCCCGAGACCTCCGACCGAGCGCTGTCGGACCCTGGTCGTAGTTTTGTTGCGGGAGGATGAAATCCGCACTCCAGGGCGTTGTGATCCTCCGGCGAAAAGGACGGGACGGGAGGACACCGGGTGGCGGCGAAGGACGACGAAGCGAAGGCCGGCGAGGCCGTGAGGGCCGAGGGGTGGCTGCGGCGGCTGATGGGGTACTGCTGGCGTTACCGGGGGAACGTGGGCCTCGCGCTCGGTTCCTCCCTCGCCGGCATGGCCGTGATGGCCCTCGTGCCGCTCGTCCCCAAGTTGATCATCGACGACGTCATCGTCAAGCACGACAAGCCGCTCGCCCCCTGGGCGGCCGTGCTGATCGCCGCCGCGGTCGTGGTCTACCTGATGACGTTCCTGCGGCGCTTCTACGGCGGCAGGCTCGCCCTCGACGTGCAGCACGACATGCGCACGGACATGTTCCACTCGCTCACCCGGCTGGACGGCGCGCGCCAGGACGAGCTCAACACCGGCCAGGTCGTCGGCCGGGCCACCAGTGACCTGCAGCTCATCCAGGGCCTGCTCTTCATGGCGCCCATGATGATCGGCAACGTCCTGCTCTTCGTCCTGTCGATCGTCGTGATGTTCGTGCTCTCGCCGATGCTGACCCTGATCGCCCTCGCCGTCGCGCCCGCCCTGTGGTTCCTGGCCGACCGCAGCCGCAAGCGGCTCTTCCCCGCCACCTGGTACGCCCAGGGCCAGGCCGCCGCCGTCGCCGGGATCGTGGACGGCTCGGTGACCGGCGTCCGCGTCGTGAAGGGCTTCGGCCAGGAGCAGCAGGAGATGTCCAAGCTGCGCTCGGTCAGCGAGCGGCTCTTCGCCGGACGGCTGCGCACCATCAGGTTCAACGCGCGCTACGGCCCCGCGCTCCAGGCGGTGCCCTCGCTCGGGCAGGTCGGCATGCTGGCGCTCGGCGGCTGGATGGCCGTGAAGGGCCAGATCACCCTGGGCACCTTCGTCGCGTTCTCGACCTACCTCGCCCAGCTGACCGGCCCGGTGCGCATGCTCACGATGATGCTCACCGTCGGCCAGCAGGCCAGGGCCGGGGTCGAGCGCGTCACCGAGCTCATCGACACCCGGCCCAGCCTGGAGGAGGGCGCCGGGCAGCTGCCCCGCGAGGCCCCGGCCACCGTCGAGTTCGATCACGTCAGCTTCGGCTACGACCGCACCCGTCCCGTGCTGGACGACTTCTCGCTCACCGTCGAGCCCGGCGAGACCGTCGCCGTCGTCGGCGCCTCCGGCAGCGGCAAGTCGACCGTCTCGCTGCTGCTGCCGCGCTTCTACGACGTGACCGGCGGCGCCGTCCGCGTCGGCGGCCGGGACGTGCGCGACCTGACCTTCGACTCCCTGCGCGACGCCATAGGGCTCGTCCCGGAGGACAGCTTCCTGTTCTCCGACACCGTCCGCGCCAACATCGCCTACGGCCACCCCGACGCCACCGACGAGCAGATCCTCACCGCGACCCGGCACGCCCAGGCGGACGAGTTCATCAGCGCCCTGCCCGAGGGGTACGGCACCGTCGTCGGCGAGCAGGGACTGACCCTCTCCGGCGGCCAGCGCCAGCGCGTCGCCCTGGCCCGCGCCATCCTCACCGACCCGCGGCTGCTCGTCCTCGACGACGCGACCTCCGCCGTGGACGCCCGCGTCGAGGCCGAGATCCACGACGCGCTGCGCGAGGTGATGGCGGGCCGCACGACCCTGCTCATCGCCCACCGGCGCTCCACCCTCGCCCTCGCCGACCGGATCGCCGTGCTGGAGGCCGGCCGGCTGGTCGACGTGGGCACCCACGAGGAGCTGGAGGCCCGCTGCCCGCTGTACCGGCGGCTGCTCACCGACCCCGACGAGCTCGGCTCGGACGTCGTCACGCACGACCCCGCGGGCGAGGTCGTGCCGCTGACCGAGTGGCCCGGCGAGGGCGCGATCGCGGCCCCGGCGGCACGTCCCGCCGCCGAGGCGCCCGCGGAGGGCGGCGTGACGGCGGCCCTGTGGCCGCAGGACCGCCGGCACCGAGACGAGGACACCGGGCGGACGCAGTCGGCGCCCTCCCCGGCCGCCACGCGCGGCGGCCCGGGCGGCATGGCCTCGGCCATGGCCGGGATGCCCGCCACCCCCGAGCTGCTCGCGCAGGTGGCGGCGCTGCCCCCGGCCCTGGACACCCCGGACGTCGACGAGGACCGGGCGGCCTCCGTCGAGAAGGACTTCGGCCTGCGCAGTCTGCTGCGCGGCTTCCGTGGCCCCCTGCTGCTCAGCCTGCTGTTCGTCGCCGTCGACGCGCTGGCCGGGCTGCTGCTGCCGGTCCTGATCCGGCACGGCATCGACTCCGGTGTGCGGCAGGCCGCGCTCGGCGCCGTCTGGGCCGCCTCGTTGCTGGGACTCGCCGTGGTCGCCGCGCAGTGGGGCGCGCAGTGGGGCTCCACGCGCCTGACCGGCCGTACCGGCGAGCGCGTGCTCTACACGCTCCGGGTGAAGATCTTCTCCCACCTGCACCGGCTCGGGCTCGACTACTACGAGCGCGAGCTGAGCGGCCGCATCATGACCCGGATGACGACCGACGTCGACGCGCTGTCGACGTTCCTGCAGACCGGACTGGTCACCGCGCTGGTCAGCGTGCTCACCTTCCTCGGCATCCTGGTCGCGCTGCTGGTGATCGACGTCCAGCTGGCGCTGATCGTCTTCGCCACCCTGCCGGTGCTCTTCGTCGCCACCTGGGTCTTCCGCCGCAAGTCCGTGAAGGCCTACGAGCTGGCCCGGGAGCGGGTCAGCGTCGTCAACGCGGACCTGCAGGAGCACGTCGCCGGACTCCGCGTCGTGCAGGCCTTCCGGGGCGAGCGCGGCGGCGCCGAGCGCTTCGCCGACCGCAGCGACGCCTACCGGCAGGCGCGTGTGCGCGGGCAGTGGCTGATCTCGGTGTACTTCCCCTTCGTGCAGCTGCTGTCCAGCGTCGCCGCCGCCCTGGTGCTGATCGTCGGCGCCCACCGGGTCGGCGCGGGCACGCTCACCGCAGGCGCCCTGGTGGCCTACCTGCTCTACATCGACCTGTTCTTCTCGCCCGTGCAGCAGCTCTCCCAGGTCTTCGACGGCTACCAGCAGGCGTCGGTGTCCCTGGGCCGCATCCGCGAACTGCTCCGCACGCCGACCGCCACCCCGCCCGCCGGGTCCCCGCGCAGCGTCGGCCGGCTGCGCGGCGAGATCGCCTTCCGCGACGTGCACTTCCGCTACACCGAGGAGGGCGCCGAGGCGCTGTCCGGGATCGACCTGCGGATCCCCGCGGGCCAGACGGTGGCCTTCGTCGGCGAGACGGGCGCGGGCAAGTCGACCCTGGTCAAGATGGTGGCCCGGTTCTACGACCCGACCTCGGGCGCGGTCCTCGTCGACGGCCAGGACATCCGCGAGCTCGACCTGACCGGCTACCGGCAGCGGCTCGGCGTCGTCCCGCAGGAGGCCTACCTCTTCGAGGGGACGGTCCGCGACGCCATCGCCTACGGGCGGATGGACGCCACCGACGCCGAGGTCGAGGCCGCGGCCCGGGCCGTCGGCGCCCACGACATGATCGCCACGCTGGACGGCGGCTACCTGCACTCGGTCTCCGAGCGGGGCCGCAACCTCTCCGCCGGACAGCGGCAGTTGATCGCCCTGGCCCGCGCCGAGCTGGTCGACCCCGACGTCCTGCTGCTCGACGAGGCGACGGCCGCCCTGGACCTGGCCACCGAGGCCCTGGTCAACCGGGCCGCCGACCGGCTCGCCGTACGCCGCACCACCCTGGTCGTCGCCCACCGGCTGACCACCGCCGCCCGCGCCGACCGGGTCGTCCTCCTCGACCACGGCCGGGTCGTCGAGGACGGCACGCACGAGCAGCTCCTCGCCGCCGACGGCCGCTACGCCGAGCTGTGGCGCACCTTCGTCGGCGAGGACGAGAGCAGCGAGGCCGTCGCCTAGGCCCTCCCTTGGCGCTCCCGCGGCCCGGACCCCCGGTGGTCCGGGCCGCCGCTCTTTGCCCAACGCCCCCTGGCGGCGGACCACTTCCTCCTCATAGGTTCACGGGCGACGCCCGTCGAACCCCGAAGGAGGGGGCATGCGCAACGCGCTCAGATGGCTGCTGGCGCTGGTGTTGCTCATAGGCACCGCCGGCGGTGGAGTCGCCACCGCGACCGCTGACGAGCCGGACATCAAGGACCGCATCCTGGCGATACCCGGGATGAGCCTGATCGAGGAGAAGCCGGTCACCGGATACCGCTTCTTCGTCCTCAACTACACGCAGCCGGTGGACCACCGGCACCCGTCCAAGGGGACGTTCCAGCAGCGGATCACCGTGCTGCACAAGGGGACCGACCGGCCCACCGTCTTCTACACCTCCGGCTACGGTCTCTCCACGACCCCCTCCCGCCGCGAGCCGACGCAGATCGTGGACGGCAACCAGGTCTCCATGGAGTACCGCTTCTTCACCCCGTCCCGTCCCGCCCCCGCCGACTGGTCGAAGCTCGACATCTGGCAGGCCGCCAGCGACCAGCACCGCATCCACCGGGCGCTGAGCCGGATCTACGCCGAGAACTGGCTCGCCACCGGCGCCAGCAAGGGCGGCATGACGGCCACGTACTACCGCCGCTTCTACCCGCACGACATGGCCGGCACCGTCGCCTACGTCGCCCCCAACGAC includes:
- a CDS encoding ABC transporter ATP-binding protein/permease, which produces MGYCWRYRGNVGLALGSSLAGMAVMALVPLVPKLIIDDVIVKHDKPLAPWAAVLIAAAVVVYLMTFLRRFYGGRLALDVQHDMRTDMFHSLTRLDGARQDELNTGQVVGRATSDLQLIQGLLFMAPMMIGNVLLFVLSIVVMFVLSPMLTLIALAVAPALWFLADRSRKRLFPATWYAQGQAAAVAGIVDGSVTGVRVVKGFGQEQQEMSKLRSVSERLFAGRLRTIRFNARYGPALQAVPSLGQVGMLALGGWMAVKGQITLGTFVAFSTYLAQLTGPVRMLTMMLTVGQQARAGVERVTELIDTRPSLEEGAGQLPREAPATVEFDHVSFGYDRTRPVLDDFSLTVEPGETVAVVGASGSGKSTVSLLLPRFYDVTGGAVRVGGRDVRDLTFDSLRDAIGLVPEDSFLFSDTVRANIAYGHPDATDEQILTATRHAQADEFISALPEGYGTVVGEQGLTLSGGQRQRVALARAILTDPRLLVLDDATSAVDARVEAEIHDALREVMAGRTTLLIAHRRSTLALADRIAVLEAGRLVDVGTHEELEARCPLYRRLLTDPDELGSDVVTHDPAGEVVPLTEWPGEGAIAAPAARPAAEAPAEGGVTAALWPQDRRHRDEDTGRTQSAPSPAATRGGPGGMASAMAGMPATPELLAQVAALPPALDTPDVDEDRAASVEKDFGLRSLLRGFRGPLLLSLLFVAVDALAGLLLPVLIRHGIDSGVRQAALGAVWAASLLGLAVVAAQWGAQWGSTRLTGRTGERVLYTLRVKIFSHLHRLGLDYYERELSGRIMTRMTTDVDALSTFLQTGLVTALVSVLTFLGILVALLVIDVQLALIVFATLPVLFVATWVFRRKSVKAYELARERVSVVNADLQEHVAGLRVVQAFRGERGGAERFADRSDAYRQARVRGQWLISVYFPFVQLLSSVAAALVLIVGAHRVGAGTLTAGALVAYLLYIDLFFSPVQQLSQVFDGYQQASVSLGRIRELLRTPTATPPAGSPRSVGRLRGEIAFRDVHFRYTEEGAEALSGIDLRIPAGQTVAFVGETGAGKSTLVKMVARFYDPTSGAVLVDGQDIRELDLTGYRQRLGVVPQEAYLFEGTVRDAIAYGRMDATDAEVEAAARAVGAHDMIATLDGGYLHSVSERGRNLSAGQRQLIALARAELVDPDVLLLDEATAALDLATEALVNRAADRLAVRRTTLVVAHRLTTAARADRVVLLDHGRVVEDGTHEQLLAADGRYAELWRTFVGEDESSEAVA